Proteins encoded in a region of the Homo sapiens chromosome 9, GRCh38.p14 Primary Assembly genome:
- the RGP1 gene encoding RAB6A-GEF complex partner protein 2, with protein sequence MIEVVAELSRGPVFLAGEALECVVTVTNPLPPTATSASSEALAWASAQIHCQFHASESRVALPPPDSSQPDVQPDSQTVFLPHRGERGQCILSTPPKILFCDLRLDPGESKSYSYSEVLPIEGPPSFRGQSVKYVYKLTIGCQRVNSPITLLRVPLRVLVLTGLQDVRFPQDEAVAPSSPFLEEDEGGKKDSWLAELAGERLMAATSCRSLHLYNISDGRGKVGTFGIFKSVYRLGEDVVGTLNLGEGTVACLQFSVSLQTEERVQPEYQRRRGAGGVPSVSHVTHARHQESCLHTTRTSFSLPIPLSSTPGFCTAIVSLKWRLHFEFVTSREPGLVLLPPVEQPEPTTWTGPEQVPVDTFSWDLPIKVLPTSPTLASYAAPGPSTSTITI encoded by the exons ATGATTGAAGTGGTAGCAGAGCTCAGCCGGGGTCCTGTATTTTTGGCTGGGGAGGCGCTGGAGTGTGTAGTGACCGTCACCAACCCCCTTCCGCCCACGGCCACTTCTGCATCCAG TGAGGCCCTGGCCTGGGCCAGTGCCCAAATCCACTGCCAGTTCCATGCCAGTGAGAGTCGAGTAGCACTGCCTCCTCCTGACTCTAGTCAGCCAGATGTCCAGCCCGACAGCCAGACTGTCTTTCTGCCACACCGAG GTGAGAGGGGCCAGTGTATCCTTTCTACTCCACCGAAAATTCTATTCTGTGACCTGAGGCTTGATCCTGGAGAGTCCAAATCAT ACTCCTACAGTGAAGTGCTGCCCATAGAGGGACCACCCTCCTTTCGGGGTCAGTCAGTCAAGTACGTCTACAAACTGACCATTGGCTGCCAGCGTGTCAACTCCCCTATCACTTTACTCAGAGTCCCTCTGAGGGTTCTTGTGCTGACTG GCCTTCAGGATGTCCGGTTTCCCCAGGATGAGGCTGTAGCCCCATCCAGTCCATTCTTGGAGGAGGATGAAGGTGGGAAGAAAGATTCATGGCTAGCTGAGCTGGCTGGGGAACGCCTAATGGCTGCCACATCCTGCCGCAGCCTCC ATCTATACAATATCAGTGATGGCCGAGGGAAAGTTGGGACGTTTGGCATCTTCAAATCTGTGTACAGACTTGGCGAGGACGTGGTGGGGACCTTAAACTTAGGGGAAGGAACCGTAGCTTGTTTGCAG TTTTCAGTCAGCTTACAGACCGAGGAGCGTGTACAGCCTGAGTACCAGCGGCGACGTGGGGCAGGGGGTGTCCCCTCTGTGTCACATGTGACTCACGCCCGGCACCAGGAATCCTGCCTACATACAACTAGAACCAGCTTCTCCCTCCCAATCCCTCTCAGCTCCACCCCAGGCTTCTGTACAGCCATTG TGTCCTTGAAGTGGAGATTGCATTTTGAATTTGTAACGTCCCGAGAACCAGGATTGGTACTCCTACCCCCTGTGGAACAGCCCGAACCTACCACCTGGACAGGACCTGAGCAAGTACCTGTAGACACCTTCAGCTGGGACCTGCCCATCAAGGTGCTGCCTACTAGCCCCACCCTGGCCTCATATGCTGCCCCAGGCCCCAGCACCAGCACCATAACCATCTGA
- the MSMP gene encoding prostate-associated microseminoprotein precursor, with the protein MALRMLWAGQAKGILGGWGIICLVMSLLLQHPGVYSKCYFQAQAPCHYEGKYFTLGESWLRKDCFHCTCLHPVGVGCCDTSQHPIDFPAGCEVRQEAGTCQFSLVQKSDPRLPCKGGGPDPEWGSANTPVPGAPAPHSS; encoded by the exons ATGGCCCTAAGGATGCTCTGGGCTGGACAGGCCAAGGGGATCCTAGGAGGCTGGGGGATCATCTGCTTGGTGATGTCTCTACTCCTCCAGCACCCAGGAGTCTACAGCAAGTGCTACTTCCAAGCTCAAG CCCCCTGTCACTATGAGGGGAAATATTTTACCCTGGGTGAGTCTTGGCTCCGCAAGGACTGTTTCCATTGCACCTGTCTGCATCCTGTTGGCGTGGGCTGCTGTGACAC GTCCCAGCATCCCATCGACTTCCCGGCTGGGTGTGAGGTACGTCAGGAGGCAGGAACCTGCCAGTTCTCCTTGGTGCAAAAATCTGACCCTCGGCTGCCCTGCAAAGGGGGAGGGCCTGACCCAGAATGGGGCTCAGCCAACACCCCTGTTCCTGGGGCTCCTGCTCCCCACTCCAGCTAA